One window of the Bombus vancouverensis nearcticus unplaced genomic scaffold, iyBomVanc1_principal scaffold0050, whole genome shotgun sequence genome contains the following:
- the LOC143304713 gene encoding uncharacterized protein LOC143304713 encodes MFAESFPSEVPFQTSLPKRKRDSEEPMGDSGGPIKRMRPCDKPRVSEWLEELFNIGAEAVSKLGFDDLVTFDENFFDAETVLLEREPPLVEIVDTDRCVKVRFANEIPEEVLEAHLRHHASGRKGISPVVRYWCRREFSELYPGAPCFDFDLV; translated from the exons atgtttgcggagtcgtttccatcagaggttcctttccagacttccctg cccaagcgaaagagggattccgaagaacccatgggcgactcgggaggaccaatcaaacgcatgcggccctgtgataaaccacgagtatcagagtggttggaggaactattcaacattggtgccgaggccgtgtcgaaattgggctttgacgatttggttactttcgacgagaatttcttcgatgcagagaccgtcttattggagagggaaccccctctggttgaaatcgttgataccgatcgttgcgtgaaagttcgttttgcgaatgaaattcccgaagaggttttggaggcacatcttcgtcaccatgcttctgggagaaagggaatttcccctgttgtgcgctattggtgtaggcgtgagttcagcgaactttatcccggagctccttgcttcgattttgatttagtatag